In one Zonotrichia albicollis isolate bZonAlb1 chromosome 14, bZonAlb1.hap1, whole genome shotgun sequence genomic region, the following are encoded:
- the TSC22D3 gene encoding TSC22 domain family protein 3 isoform X1 → MSSSPTEECRSPVGLDCCSCCLDLANRSGLEEGAGGENNNPGSPTVSSFRQLREQLVRQNLNTDKLSSIMRQDSLEPVVRDPCYLFNQGICNRNIDQTLLSILLLFHSASGASVVAIDNKIEQAMDLVKNHLMYAVREEVEVLKEQIKELLEKNSQLERENSLLKTLASPEQLEKFQSRLPAEVLCPEEQSPGVAAPAQHSGGSAV, encoded by the exons ATGTCCTCGTCGCCCACGGAGGAGTGCCGGTCGCCCGTGGGGCTGGACTGCTGCAGTTGCTGCCTGGATCTGGCCAACCGGAGCGGGCTGGAGGAGGGGGCCGGGGGCGAGAACAACAACCCGGGCAGCCCCACCGTGAGCAGCTTCCGGCAGCTGCGGGAGCAGCTGGTCCGACAGAACCTCAACACCGACAAGCTGAGCTCCATCATGCGCCAGGACTCGCTGGAACCCGTCGTGCGGGACCCCTGCTACCTCTTCAACCAGGGTATCTGCAACAGGAATATCGACCAGAccctgctctccatcctcctcctcttccacag CGCCTCCGGAGCCAGCGTGGTGGCCATTGACAACAAGATCGAGCAGGCGATg GATCTTGTGAAAAATCATCTAATGTATGCCGTACGGGAGGAAGTGGAGGTCCTGAAAGAGCAAATCAAGGAACTGTTGGAGAAAAACTCCCAGCTGGAGCGTGAGAACAGCCTCCTGAAGACCCTGGCCAGTcctgagcagctggagaagtTCCAGTCGCGGCTCCCGGCAGAGGTGCTGTGCCCCGAGGAGCAGAGCCCCGGGGTGGCTGCCCCGGCTCAGCACTCCGGGGGCTCTGCGGTGTAA
- the TSC22D3 gene encoding TSC22 domain family protein 3 isoform X2, with protein MSTGMYQSPMEVAVYQLHNFSISFFSSLLGGDVVSVKLDNSASGASVVAIDNKIEQAMDLVKNHLMYAVREEVEVLKEQIKELLEKNSQLERENSLLKTLASPEQLEKFQSRLPAEVLCPEEQSPGVAAPAQHSGGSAV; from the exons ATGAGCACCGGCATGTACCAGTCCCCCATGGAGGTGGCTGTCTACCAGCTCCACAACTTCTCcatctccttcttctcctccctGCTCGGGGGGGATGTAGTCTCCGTGAAGCTCGACAACAG CGCCTCCGGAGCCAGCGTGGTGGCCATTGACAACAAGATCGAGCAGGCGATg GATCTTGTGAAAAATCATCTAATGTATGCCGTACGGGAGGAAGTGGAGGTCCTGAAAGAGCAAATCAAGGAACTGTTGGAGAAAAACTCCCAGCTGGAGCGTGAGAACAGCCTCCTGAAGACCCTGGCCAGTcctgagcagctggagaagtTCCAGTCGCGGCTCCCGGCAGAGGTGCTGTGCCCCGAGGAGCAGAGCCCCGGGGTGGCTGCCCCGGCTCAGCACTCCGGGGGCTCTGCGGTGTAA